The Natrinema salifodinae genome has a window encoding:
- a CDS encoding HNH endonuclease: MDSVEEDPDNWKEMREVVLERDNRKCQFCGVSDDAHKQRYNKGLHVHHLNPRRNGGSDKEDNLLTVCLGCHKALESATKKAITNHLEAVQETVENMRKHARIDRHQAVDEGDTPPIRDGMIPWWHLQEMDSWSQAIYYLGRAEGLKLWAAEIEDVFPDSE; the protein is encoded by the coding sequence ATGGATTCCGTTGAGGAAGACCCAGACAACTGGAAAGAGATGCGTGAAGTCGTCCTCGAACGAGACAATCGGAAGTGCCAATTCTGTGGTGTGAGCGATGACGCCCACAAACAACGGTACAACAAGGGACTTCATGTCCACCATCTGAACCCGCGTCGGAATGGCGGATCCGACAAGGAAGACAATCTACTCACTGTCTGTCTAGGCTGTCACAAGGCTCTGGAATCTGCGACGAAGAAGGCGATAACGAACCATCTGGAAGCAGTCCAAGAAACAGTTGAAAATATGCGTAAGCATGCTCGCATTGACCGTCACCAGGCAGTTGATGAGGGAGATACGCCACCCATACGCGATGGAATGATTCCGTGGTGGCACCTTCAGGAAATGGACTCGTGGAGTCAAGCAATCTACTATCTCGGACGTGCAGAAGGACTCAAGCTATGGGCTGCCGAGATAGAGGACGTGTTTCCGGACAGCGAATAA
- a CDS encoding HAD family hydrolase, translating to MSEQSSQRVNRVLEIEVAADGDHSTHENTVTVFLVGDPDNVKDELVKAARMVDMKRPGFLGNNPSASLNGTDPIDDAERRQFIDENQEDVLIGSEVPV from the coding sequence ATGAGCGAACAATCTTCCCAGCGAGTCAATCGAGTACTCGAGATCGAGGTTGCAGCAGACGGCGACCACTCGACGCACGAGAACACGGTTACGGTGTTTCTCGTCGGCGATCCAGACAATGTGAAAGACGAGCTCGTGAAGGCCGCTCGCATGGTCGACATGAAGCGGCCTGGTTTCCTCGGAAACAACCCGAGTGCATCACTCAACGGGACGGATCCGATCGATGACGCTGAACGACGGCAGTTCATCGACGAGAATCAAGAAGACGTCCTTATCGGATCGGAGGTGCCAGTGTAA